A region of Lichenibacterium dinghuense DNA encodes the following proteins:
- a CDS encoding IS701 family transposase: MRPHRQRPPSDLSAVPAILSTWLTVLRPCFTAPVWTRVLVLVAGAVLSPGGRTVTQALRVMGLAGKPGFGRYHDVLSRARWDARDVARRLLGHLVAVLSPDGEVIIGIDDTVERRWGPKIAARGIYRDPVRSSKGHFVKTSGLRWLVLAVMLPVPFAGRRWALPFLTVLAPRSAGAGASPAPQDPDRLGASGHPAEQSLAGSRRVTVVADSSFAALDLIAAVRRHVTLITRLRLDANLFEPAPARVPGRRGRPALKGKRVPKLDAVLRDPATVWTKVTLTEWYGGQTCRLEYTSATALWSKAGLPPQPIRWVLVRDPSGTRDAQAFLCTDADLTAEAILTRFVMRWRIETTFQEVRRHLGVETQRQWSDKAILRTTPALLALYSLVTLWAHELHTRAGPIRPQTAAWYDKRLPTFSDALADVRRALWWPQISSTSPPSRDPVKIHPDLLDRWIDTLCRAA; encoded by the coding sequence ATGAGACCCCATCGCCAACGCCCCCCTTCCGACCTTTCCGCTGTGCCAGCGATCTTGTCGACATGGCTGACCGTACTGCGCCCGTGCTTCACTGCACCAGTCTGGACCCGAGTCCTCGTGCTGGTGGCCGGTGCGGTGTTGTCGCCCGGCGGACGAACCGTGACGCAAGCCCTGCGCGTGATGGGACTGGCCGGAAAACCCGGCTTCGGTCGATACCACGACGTCCTGAGCCGGGCGCGGTGGGATGCGCGCGACGTGGCGCGCAGGCTGCTCGGGCACCTCGTCGCCGTGCTGTCGCCGGACGGCGAGGTGATCATCGGCATCGACGACACCGTGGAGCGACGATGGGGGCCGAAGATCGCGGCGCGCGGCATCTATCGTGACCCCGTCCGTTCGTCCAAAGGCCATTTCGTCAAGACCAGCGGCCTGCGCTGGCTCGTGCTGGCCGTCATGCTCCCGGTCCCCTTCGCGGGCCGGCGCTGGGCGCTGCCCTTTCTCACCGTGCTGGCCCCTCGGAGCGCTGGAGCGGGCGCATCGCCAGCGCCACAAGACCCTGACCGACTGGGCGCGTCAGGCCATCCTGCAGAGCAGTCGCTGGCTGGGAGCCGCCGCGTCACCGTGGTGGCCGACAGCAGCTTCGCCGCGCTCGACCTCATCGCCGCCGTGCGCCGCCACGTCACCCTGATCACGCGGTTGCGCCTCGACGCCAACCTGTTCGAACCCGCCCCCGCGCGCGTTCCAGGCCGGCGCGGCCGCCCCGCCCTGAAAGGAAAGCGAGTGCCCAAGCTCGATGCCGTGCTGCGCGACCCGGCCACCGTCTGGACAAAGGTGACGCTGACCGAATGGTACGGCGGCCAAACCTGCAGGCTCGAATACACCTCGGCCACGGCGCTCTGGTCCAAGGCCGGCCTGCCGCCCCAGCCGATCCGCTGGGTGCTGGTGCGCGATCCGTCCGGCACCCGTGACGCGCAGGCGTTCCTGTGCACCGACGCCGACCTCACCGCCGAGGCGATCCTCACGCGGTTCGTCATGCGCTGGCGCATCGAGACCACCTTCCAGGAGGTCCGCCGGCACCTCGGCGTCGAGACCCAGCGCCAATGGTCCGACAAGGCCATCCTGCGCACCACACCTGCCTTGCTCGCCTTGTACTCCCTCGTCACGCTCTGGGCACACGAGCTGCACACCCGGGCCGGACCGATCCGCCCACAGACCGCAGCTTGGTACGACAAACGCCTGCCAACCTTCAGCGACGCGCTCGCCGACGTCCGCCGCGCGTTATGGTGGCCGCAGATTTCATCAACGTCCCCGCCCAGCCGAGACCCCGTCAAAATTCACCCCGACCTCCTCGACCGGTGGATCGACACACTGTGCCGCGCTGCCTGA
- a CDS encoding helix-turn-helix transcriptional regulator, giving the protein MPGNRPLGAFLRSRRAKLQPGDVGLGAGRARRTPGLLREEVAGLANISTEWYVRLEQGRAVSPSGATVEALAGALRLDAGERRHLHALARGSARAPFVRETVPDALRRVVEGLPGPAYVTGQRWDVLAWNAASSDLLTDFGLRTTGERNILHFMFTDGEARRLFGAGWAEEARRMLSLFRATHDLWPGDPAFDGLVERLRVESAEFESWWADHDIAVSRSGSKRLHLRTGGTAAYEYATFQANDDPALKLALYIEQG; this is encoded by the coding sequence GTGCCCGGAAACCGTCCCCTCGGAGCCTTCCTCCGCTCCCGCCGCGCCAAGCTGCAGCCTGGGGACGTGGGCCTCGGCGCAGGCCGCGCCCGGCGCACGCCCGGCCTGCTCCGCGAGGAGGTCGCCGGGCTCGCGAACATCAGCACGGAATGGTACGTCCGGCTGGAGCAGGGGCGCGCCGTGTCGCCCTCCGGCGCGACGGTCGAAGCCCTCGCCGGGGCGCTGCGGCTCGACGCGGGGGAGCGCCGCCACCTCCACGCCCTGGCGCGCGGCTCCGCGCGCGCGCCGTTCGTGCGCGAGACGGTCCCCGACGCGCTGCGGCGCGTCGTCGAGGGGTTGCCCGGACCGGCCTACGTCACGGGGCAGCGTTGGGACGTCCTCGCCTGGAATGCGGCGTCGTCGGACCTCCTGACGGACTTCGGGCTGCGCACCACGGGGGAGCGCAACATCCTGCACTTCATGTTCACGGACGGAGAGGCGCGCCGGCTGTTCGGCGCCGGATGGGCCGAGGAGGCCCGGCGCATGCTGTCGCTGTTCCGCGCGACGCACGACCTTTGGCCGGGTGACCCCGCGTTCGACGGGCTTGTCGAGCGCCTGCGCGTCGAAAGCGCGGAATTCGAGTCGTGGTGGGCCGACCACGACATTGCGGTTTCCCGGTCCGGGTCCAAGAGGCTACACCTCCGAACGGGCGGAACCGCCGCCTACGAGTACGCGACATTCCAGGCCAACGACGACCCGGCCCTCAAGCTCGCGCTCTACATCGAGCAAGGGTAG
- a CDS encoding MucR family transcriptional regulator, with protein MTEEPATSPDFTETTSEIIAAYVSKNSVPAADLPDLIRSVHDTLSSLGKPEQLPVPVELKPAVPIRKSVTEDYIVSLEDGRKFKSMRRYLAGLGMTPDEYRAKWGLPRDYPMIAPAYAKARSEMARGMGFGRKRVGAIAPAPAVEQPALQPEPEAPKKRGRAKKAA; from the coding sequence ATGACGGAAGAACCTGCCACCAGTCCCGACTTCACCGAGACGACGTCGGAGATCATCGCCGCCTATGTGTCCAAGAACTCGGTTCCTGCCGCCGATCTGCCCGACCTCATCAGGTCGGTGCACGACACCTTGTCGAGCCTCGGCAAGCCGGAGCAGCTTCCGGTTCCGGTGGAACTCAAGCCGGCCGTGCCGATCCGCAAATCCGTCACGGAAGACTACATCGTCAGCCTTGAGGACGGCCGGAAGTTCAAGTCGATGAGGAGATACCTCGCCGGCCTCGGCATGACGCCGGACGAGTACCGGGCCAAGTGGGGGCTCCCCAGGGATTACCCGATGATAGCGCCTGCCTACGCCAAAGCCCGGTCGGAGATGGCGAGAGGCATGGGGTTCGGAAGAAAGCGCGTAGGAGCGATCGCCCCGGCTCCGGCGGTAGAGCAGCCCGCCCTGCAGCCCGAGCCCGAAGCGCCGAAGAAGCGCGGTCGGGCGAAGAAGGCGGCGTAA
- a CDS encoding LysR substrate-binding domain-containing protein, with protein sequence MIIDTKPNRKRPRRQPRILTESGYIVADRFDAGIRLGEKIERDMIVRKVGSDLSMAVVAAPSYLTMAEPIMVPGDLIRHRCINYRLTGAGSLYAWEFERGGQVLAVRVAGALAFNEPELMLGAALDGLGVAYLLDHEVAPHVASGRLVRLLADWTPPFPGFHVYYPSRRQMRPVLTTFLDALRAGR encoded by the coding sequence TTGATCATCGACACAAAACCGAATCGAAAGCGACCCCGTCGTCAACCCCGCATCCTCACGGAATCGGGCTATATCGTCGCCGATAGGTTCGACGCGGGAATTCGGCTCGGCGAGAAGATCGAGCGCGACATGATCGTGCGGAAGGTCGGGTCCGACCTGAGCATGGCGGTCGTGGCGGCGCCATCTTATCTGACGATGGCTGAGCCGATCATGGTGCCGGGCGACCTCATCCGCCACCGCTGCATCAACTACCGCCTGACCGGGGCGGGATCGCTGTATGCGTGGGAGTTCGAGCGCGGCGGCCAAGTGCTTGCCGTTCGTGTCGCGGGGGCGCTCGCCTTCAACGAGCCTGAGTTGATGCTCGGGGCGGCGCTGGACGGCCTCGGCGTGGCCTACCTCCTCGACCACGAGGTGGCCCCGCATGTCGCGAGCGGGCGGCTGGTGCGCCTGCTCGCGGACTGGACGCCGCCGTTCCCGGGCTTTCACGTCTACTACCCATCCCGGCGGCAGATGCGCCCCGTGCTGACGACTTTCCTTGACGCCCTGCGTGCAGGCCGGTGA
- a CDS encoding oxidoreductase, giving the protein MITKDAVWLVTGCSKGLGRALAREVLAAGYRAVVTARRVEDVADLAAEHGDAALAIPLDVTDREQVAAAVAAAEQRFGGVDVLVNNAGYGYLAAIEEGSEADMRALFEADLFGPVALIKAVLPGMRARRHGHVVNVSSIGGLVTYPGVGYYHMVKFGVEALSDALAKEVGPLGIGVTAVAPGAFRTDFRGPASIKQSATRIDDYAETAGMSRAGTQAGHGKQQGDPARGARAIIAAVEAERPPVHLLIGRDALDQFRTRLDDMRRETDAWEDVTRGTDFEVELSG; this is encoded by the coding sequence ATGATCACGAAGGATGCCGTCTGGCTCGTCACCGGCTGCTCGAAGGGACTCGGCCGCGCCCTGGCTCGTGAAGTGCTCGCTGCCGGCTACCGTGCCGTCGTCACCGCGCGTCGCGTCGAGGACGTCGCCGATCTCGCGGCCGAGCACGGCGACGCGGCGCTCGCCATCCCCCTCGACGTCACGGATCGGGAACAGGTGGCGGCCGCGGTCGCGGCGGCGGAACAGCGCTTCGGTGGTGTCGACGTGCTGGTCAACAACGCCGGCTATGGCTACCTCGCCGCGATCGAGGAGGGCAGCGAGGCTGATATGCGGGCGCTGTTCGAGGCCGACCTGTTCGGGCCCGTGGCCCTGATCAAGGCGGTGCTGCCCGGCATGCGCGCTCGGCGGCACGGACACGTCGTCAACGTCAGTTCGATCGGGGGCCTCGTGACCTACCCGGGCGTCGGCTACTACCACATGGTCAAATTCGGCGTGGAGGCGCTGTCGGATGCGCTGGCCAAGGAGGTGGGGCCACTCGGCATCGGCGTCACGGCGGTGGCGCCTGGCGCATTCCGCACCGACTTCCGCGGTCCCGCTTCGATCAAGCAGTCGGCGACGCGGATCGACGACTATGCCGAGACGGCGGGCATGTCGCGTGCCGGTACGCAGGCCGGCCATGGCAAGCAGCAGGGCGACCCCGCCCGTGGTGCACGCGCCATCATCGCGGCCGTCGAAGCCGAGCGGCCGCCGGTGCACCTGCTGATCGGCAGGGACGCGCTCGACCAGTTCCGCACCAGGCTCGACGACATGCGCCGCGAGACTGACGCCTGGGAGGACGTGACCCGCGGTACCGACTTCGAGGTCGAACTCTCGGGCTGA
- a CDS encoding LysR family transcriptional regulator produces MDDLAAFATVARLGSFTRAAGQIGTSVSNLSHTIRRLEARVGTRLLARNSRSVAATEAGEDLLATLGPALDNIEGALDALDRGRDRISGTLRLTMTRQAYEAVVRPVLPAFVAAHPDATVEVLIDYAYRDIHLRRDDPRILWVSDAEVIGDSG; encoded by the coding sequence TTGGACGACCTCGCCGCCTTCGCGACGGTCGCGCGCCTGGGCAGCTTCACCCGTGCGGCGGGCCAGATCGGGACGTCGGTGTCCAACCTCAGCCACACGATCCGGCGATTGGAGGCGCGGGTCGGCACGCGTCTGCTCGCGCGCAACAGCCGAAGCGTGGCGGCGACCGAAGCGGGCGAGGATCTGCTCGCGACGCTCGGCCCGGCGCTGGACAACATCGAGGGCGCGCTCGACGCGCTCGACCGTGGGCGCGACCGGATCTCGGGCACCCTGCGCTTGACAATGACGCGGCAGGCCTACGAGGCAGTGGTCAGGCCGGTGCTTCCCGCCTTCGTCGCCGCGCACCCGGATGCGACCGTCGAGGTTCTGATCGACTACGCCTATCGAGATATACATCTACGACGCGACGACCCGAGAATCCTTTGGGTCTCGGATGCGGAAGTTATCGGTGATTCGGGATGA
- a CDS encoding alcohol dehydrogenase catalytic domain-containing protein — protein sequence MRAVVLKDFGRPLEIEDVPDPILGTGEVIVDVAAAPVLSYADEVFSGARRYLLPTPVVPGCGAIGRVREVGPDATRLKPGDWVFCDPTVRSRDDALMPDIVLQGWSARGEGGQKLQGYHRDGPFAERVRVPTENAVPIGDIDPADAGLWCAVNTLLIAYGGLLAMELRAGENLLVSGATGNFGSAATLTALAMGARCVVAPGRNEAVLADLDRRFGRRVAPVVLTGDAARDGEAMRAAAPGAIDAVLDFLPPSVGASVARTAIMAVRPYGRAVLMGGVGMLGGEDLALPYPWIMRNLVTVRGQWMYPREAVAGMVGLVRAGLLSLSHFAVTEFALDDVNDAVAHAAANAGPFRLTVLKP from the coding sequence GTGAGAGCTGTCGTGTTGAAGGACTTCGGACGTCCCCTCGAAATCGAGGACGTGCCTGATCCGATCCTCGGGACCGGAGAGGTGATCGTCGACGTCGCGGCCGCCCCCGTCCTGTCCTACGCCGACGAGGTGTTTAGCGGCGCCCGCAGGTACCTGCTGCCCACGCCCGTCGTGCCGGGCTGCGGCGCGATCGGCCGTGTGCGCGAGGTCGGACCGGACGCGACACGGCTGAAGCCCGGCGACTGGGTGTTCTGCGACCCGACCGTGCGGTCGCGGGACGACGCCCTCATGCCCGACATCGTGCTCCAGGGCTGGAGCGCGCGGGGCGAAGGCGGCCAGAAGCTGCAGGGCTATCACCGCGACGGCCCCTTCGCCGAACGCGTCCGCGTGCCGACCGAGAACGCGGTGCCGATCGGCGACATCGACCCGGCCGATGCCGGCCTCTGGTGCGCGGTCAACACGCTGCTGATCGCCTACGGCGGGCTGCTGGCCATGGAACTCAGGGCCGGCGAGAACCTCCTGGTGAGCGGGGCCACGGGCAACTTCGGCAGCGCCGCGACGCTGACCGCCCTGGCCATGGGGGCACGCTGCGTCGTGGCCCCGGGCCGAAACGAGGCGGTCCTGGCCGACCTCGACCGCCGCTTCGGCAGGCGCGTCGCGCCCGTGGTCCTCACCGGCGACGCGGCGCGCGACGGCGAGGCCATGCGGGCGGCCGCGCCGGGCGCCATCGATGCCGTGCTGGACTTCCTCCCCCCGTCCGTCGGGGCGTCCGTGGCGCGGACCGCGATCATGGCCGTCCGGCCCTATGGCCGGGCGGTGCTGATGGGCGGCGTCGGCATGCTGGGCGGCGAGGATCTCGCCCTTCCCTATCCCTGGATCATGCGAAACCTCGTCACCGTGAGGGGACAGTGGATGTACCCACGCGAGGCCGTGGCCGGGATGGTGGGCCTGGTTCGGGCAGGGCTGCTCAGTCTGTCCCATTTCGCCGTCACTGAGTTCGCGCTCGACGACGTGAACGATGCCGTCGCGCATGCTGCCGCCAACGCAGGCCCATTCCGGCTCACGGTGCTGAAGCCGTAG
- a CDS encoding phage antirepressor N-terminal domain-containing protein → MGSTINVDFHGDPLAAILDEDRILVPLRPLVVGMGLD, encoded by the coding sequence ATGGGCAGCACCATCAACGTAGACTTCCACGGCGACCCGCTCGCCGCCATCCTCGACGAAGATCGTATCCTCGTGCCGCTCCGCCCTCTCGTGGTCGGAATGGGGCTCGACTGA
- a CDS encoding MFS transporter: MARTRAVDAPRPPPTTVAAVLKGRPAKVGLACPGSGAGPHWCGSKGRCGGMAWHRNDVRPSTATRRRAWLVVGLLFAAGFVNYLDRSTLSIANHDIASEMHLSPGQMGALLSVFAWTYALLQLPAGALADLLGPRVMLFAGMTAWSVAQVASGFVRSFGQFLIARGALGIGESPMFTAGARAVVDWFPVNARGLPLGLFNGASSFGPAVAPPLLTALMLAFGWRAMFVLMGLLGAGVSLAWILLYGTPERSGVPEPDLAALRAGETVRAGPVGWRVWAGLFRVPTTWAMVGGLFGIVYVTWLYVSWLPAYLEEARQVSVTRTGWLAAIPQAAGFAGACLGGLLSDALARRGIAPVASRRIPTVAGLLLAAVFTAGSAFAPDIATGLGLMSAALFCAYGAGSCSWALGATLAPADAIASLEAVQNVGGSLGGALAPLLTGLIVERTGSFIPAFLVAAVIAALSGVSYALVRSDAYAGLAAPDRASADETQGAASGGLRG; this comes from the coding sequence ATGGCTCGTACGCGCGCTGTGGATGCTCCTCGACCGCCACCCACCACGGTGGCTGCCGTTCTGAAGGGACGGCCCGCGAAGGTAGGGCTGGCTTGCCCGGGCTCAGGCGCGGGGCCACACTGGTGTGGAAGCAAAGGACGGTGCGGCGGCATGGCTTGGCATCGGAATGACGTACGGCCCTCCACCGCGACGCGGCGCAGGGCGTGGCTCGTCGTCGGACTTCTCTTCGCGGCCGGGTTCGTGAACTACCTCGACCGGTCCACGCTCTCGATCGCCAACCACGACATCGCGTCCGAGATGCACCTCTCGCCGGGGCAGATGGGCGCGCTGCTGTCCGTTTTCGCCTGGACCTACGCGCTGCTGCAGTTGCCGGCCGGCGCCTTGGCGGATTTGCTCGGGCCGCGCGTCATGTTGTTCGCCGGCATGACCGCTTGGTCGGTCGCGCAGGTTGCGAGCGGCTTCGTCCGCTCATTCGGCCAATTCCTCATCGCCCGAGGGGCGCTCGGCATTGGGGAGTCGCCGATGTTCACGGCCGGCGCCCGCGCGGTCGTGGACTGGTTCCCAGTCAACGCGCGAGGCTTGCCGCTCGGGCTGTTCAACGGGGCCTCCTCGTTCGGTCCGGCGGTCGCGCCGCCGTTGCTGACGGCGCTGATGCTTGCCTTTGGGTGGCGCGCGATGTTCGTCCTGATGGGCCTGCTCGGAGCCGGCGTGTCGCTCGCCTGGATTCTCCTCTACGGGACGCCCGAACGGAGCGGGGTACCCGAGCCCGACCTGGCCGCCCTCCGGGCCGGGGAGACCGTGCGGGCCGGGCCGGTCGGATGGCGGGTGTGGGCCGGGCTGTTCCGCGTACCCACTACATGGGCCATGGTGGGCGGCCTGTTCGGCATCGTCTACGTGACTTGGCTCTACGTGAGTTGGCTCCCGGCTTACCTCGAAGAGGCGCGCCAAGTCAGCGTGACCCGCACGGGGTGGCTTGCGGCCATCCCGCAGGCCGCCGGCTTCGCGGGGGCGTGCCTCGGTGGACTGCTGTCGGACGCGCTCGCACGGCGCGGGATTGCCCCGGTCGCCTCGCGCCGGATCCCGACGGTCGCCGGCCTCCTACTCGCTGCGGTATTCACGGCTGGGAGCGCCTTCGCGCCAGATATCGCGACCGGTCTCGGCCTCATGTCCGCCGCCCTGTTCTGCGCGTACGGGGCGGGATCCTGCAGTTGGGCTTTGGGAGCGACACTCGCGCCGGCGGACGCCATCGCCTCGCTCGAGGCGGTGCAGAACGTCGGGGGCTCGCTAGGGGGCGCCCTGGCGCCGCTCCTGACTGGGTTGATCGTCGAGCGGACCGGGTCGTTCATACCCGCATTCCTGGTCGCCGCCGTGATCGCGGCCCTTTCGGGTGTGAGCTATGCCCTGGTGCGGTCCGACGCTTACGCGGGATTGGCTGCACCAGATCGGGCGAGCGCGGACGAGACCCAAGGCGCGGCATCCGGCGGTCTACGTGGCTGA
- a CDS encoding recombinase family protein codes for MPVVRQVVAYLRVSTDRQGRSGLGLDAQRVAVLAFAEANGLDVVAEHVEVETGKGSDALERRPQFAAELAMARKVKGAVGSPSSTGSAATWPSSPT; via the coding sequence ATGCCCGTTGTCCGCCAAGTCGTCGCCTATCTTCGCGTCTCGACCGACAGACAGGGCAGGTCGGGGCTGGGGCTCGATGCCCAGCGCGTCGCGGTGCTGGCCTTCGCCGAGGCCAACGGGCTCGACGTCGTGGCCGAGCATGTCGAGGTCGAGACGGGCAAGGGGTCCGACGCGCTGGAGCGTCGCCCGCAGTTCGCCGCAGAGCTGGCGATGGCTCGCAAGGTGAAGGGCGCCGTGGGGTCACCAAGCTCGACAGGCTCAGCCGCGACGTGGCCTTCATCGCCAACCTGA
- a CDS encoding transposase, with product MFADTGYNAQQTYGAAAGNGLRLEVVRRNPHAIGFEVIKRRWVVERTFSWLGRNRRLAKDFENVASTLLAFVTLAAIQFGIRRPARS from the coding sequence GTGTTCGCCGACACGGGCTACAATGCGCAGCAGACTTATGGGGCGGCAGCGGGCAACGGGCTGCGGTTGGAGGTCGTCCGCCGCAACCCCCATGCGATCGGCTTCGAGGTGATCAAGCGACGTTGGGTTGTGGAGCGGACATTCTCCTGGCTGGGCCGGAACCGGCGCTTGGCCAAGGACTTCGAGAACGTCGCCTCCACCCTGCTAGCCTTCGTCACGCTGGCCGCTATCCAGTTCGGCATCCGGCGACCCGCGCGATCGTAG
- a CDS encoding IS630 family transposase, which translates to MIKRHFLSKDDRARLTGIARDGLEEHRVARRANAILLLDKGWSCEQVSEALLLDDDTIRSWFKVYREGGVPALARFDLAGGHRALTVEQLTALKAWATEALPASTRAIGHHIRTTYGMSYTRSGLIKLMAALDFVWRKPDLVPSHLDLAAQEAFIEQHERLRNGLGADEAIVYGDAVHPTHQTRPAGVWMPRGADVAVPAASGRDRMNIHGVIDLETGATRMKEVLSVDAQSTIELLTSIENAYTTMRRIHVYLDNARYHHARAVQDWMRQPGRRIVLHFIPSYCPHLNPIERLWGVMHQNITHNRYYATFKDFAEAILTFLKETVPKHFSRFSSRITDNFRIRDPKDSRVVAS; encoded by the coding sequence ATGATCAAGCGCCATTTCCTGAGCAAGGACGATCGTGCGCGGCTGACGGGCATCGCGCGGGATGGGCTTGAGGAGCATCGGGTCGCCCGGCGCGCCAACGCGATCCTTTTGTTGGACAAGGGCTGGAGTTGCGAGCAGGTTTCGGAGGCTCTCCTCCTGGACGACGACACGATCCGGAGCTGGTTCAAGGTTTATCGCGAGGGCGGCGTACCGGCTCTGGCGCGCTTCGACTTGGCGGGCGGGCACCGCGCCTTGACGGTGGAGCAGCTCACGGCCCTGAAAGCCTGGGCCACGGAGGCGCTTCCGGCGTCGACACGCGCGATCGGTCATCACATCCGGACGACGTATGGCATGTCGTACACGCGATCCGGTTTGATCAAGCTGATGGCGGCGCTGGATTTTGTCTGGCGCAAGCCTGACCTTGTGCCCTCGCATCTCGACCTTGCGGCGCAGGAAGCGTTCATCGAGCAGCATGAGCGGCTCCGCAACGGCCTTGGGGCCGACGAAGCGATCGTCTACGGCGATGCCGTTCACCCGACCCATCAGACGCGACCGGCGGGCGTGTGGATGCCGCGTGGCGCCGACGTCGCGGTTCCTGCGGCGTCGGGCCGTGATCGCATGAACATCCATGGTGTGATCGACCTGGAGACCGGCGCGACGCGGATGAAGGAAGTGCTTTCGGTCGATGCGCAAAGCACGATCGAGCTTCTGACCTCCATCGAGAACGCCTACACGACGATGCGTCGGATCCATGTCTATCTGGACAACGCCCGCTATCATCATGCCCGTGCTGTTCAGGATTGGATGAGGCAACCGGGACGGCGCATCGTGCTTCACTTCATCCCGAGTTACTGCCCTCACCTCAACCCGATCGAGCGGCTCTGGGGCGTGATGCACCAGAACATCACCCACAACCGGTACTATGCCACATTCAAGGACTTCGCGGAGGCGATCCTGACATTCCTCAAGGAAACGGTCCCGAAGCACTTCAGTCGCTTCTCATCCCGAATCACCGATAACTTCCGCATCCGAGACCCAAAGGATTCTCGGGTCGTCGCGTCGTAG
- a CDS encoding DUF6894 family protein: MPRYFIDADDGDFPHRDLEGHDLSDTEAARKATLDALPDMARDKIPDGDNRIFTATARDEDGNVIYTASLTLKGVRSYGTAPKPESPAAGSLSSLP; this comes from the coding sequence ATGCCACGCTATTTCATTGACGCCGACGATGGAGACTTCCCGCATCGCGACCTCGAAGGGCACGATCTGTCCGACACCGAAGCAGCGCGCAAGGCGACACTCGACGCGCTGCCCGACATGGCGCGGGACAAGATACCGGACGGTGACAACCGCATCTTCACGGCGACGGCCCGCGACGAGGACGGCAACGTTATCTACACCGCCAGCCTGACCCTCAAAGGTGTGCGGAGCTACGGAACGGCGCCGAAACCTGAGAGCCCAGCGGCTGGCTCGCTCTCCTCTCTGCCATGA
- a CDS encoding DEAD/DEAH box helicase translates to MRTRGGDYAAGELAEAMSDGALVGNAVEHYGRLCRGVTAVAFCAGVAHSWAVAERFNAARFRVAHVGGDAEKDEQRRRIEALGTGDLDVLTNAGLIFEDVDVPAIGAAVLLRPTKSLGLYLQQVGRALGPATGKDRAIVLHHAGNSLAHGLPDEARSWSLDDKPRRQRKGVPAKPRLCPACGTVNRPGAPTYKGCWLPARADPGGTAGDRRRAAGRLTGRNESGHPQYALRRGDRMGRHGGQAAAGREGLRVSPQVGAACHGREESEPAAGLSGFGAVP, encoded by the coding sequence TTGCGCACGCGCGGCGGCGACTATGCGGCGGGCGAGCTGGCCGAGGCCATGTCGGACGGCGCGCTGGTGGGCAACGCGGTGGAGCACTACGGGCGCTTGTGCCGCGGCGTGACGGCGGTGGCGTTCTGCGCCGGGGTCGCGCATAGCTGGGCCGTGGCGGAGCGGTTCAACGCCGCCAGGTTTAGGGTCGCGCACGTGGGCGGCGACGCCGAGAAGGACGAGCAGCGGCGGCGCATCGAGGCGCTGGGCACGGGCGACCTCGACGTGCTGACGAATGCCGGGCTGATCTTCGAGGACGTGGACGTGCCGGCGATCGGCGCCGCCGTCCTGCTCCGGCCGACGAAGTCGCTCGGTCTCTACCTGCAGCAGGTCGGCCGCGCGCTCGGGCCGGCGACGGGCAAGGACCGGGCGATCGTCCTCCACCACGCCGGCAACAGCCTCGCCCATGGTCTGCCCGACGAGGCGCGGTCATGGTCGCTCGACGACAAGCCACGCCGTCAGCGCAAGGGCGTGCCGGCGAAACCCCGGCTCTGTCCGGCGTGCGGAACCGTGAACCGGCCCGGCGCCCCGACGTACAAGGGATGTTGGCTCCCTGCTCGCGCCGATCCCGGAGGAACAGCGGGAGATCGACGCCGAGCTGCTGGTCGCCTCACAGGCAGAAACGAGTCGGGGCATCCGCAGTATGCGCTACGGCGAGGCGATCGAATGGGCCGACACGGAGGACAAGCTGCGGCAGGTCGAGAAGGCCTGCGGGTTTCACCACAAGTGGGTGCGGCATGTCATGGCAGAGAGGAGAGCGAGCCAGCCGCTGGGCTCTCAGGTTTCGGCGCCGTTCCGTAG